CAGCTATTAGTTTAACTGCTTTTACAGATATTTCTGCAAAGTGTTCTCTTGCCTCATGTACTGCTTTGCTTGTTAATGCTGTTCTAGCTACTTTCTTGAGGGTTTCATCGTCATTAATGTCTATGGGTTCAGCGATTTGGTATAGGAAGCTGAGTGCTTCTTCCAATGCTTTCCTGTATCCACTAACTATAATTGTTGGGTGAATATTCTTATCTAGTAGTTCCTCAGCATGCCTTAATAGTTCTCCAGCAAATATTACAGCAGTCTTTGTGCCGTCTCCTACTTCATAGTCTTGGCTCTTAGCTATTTGAACAAGCATCTTAGCTGCTGAATGCTGTATTTCTGCTTTGTCCAGTATAGTTGCTCCATCATTTGTAATTGTTACGTCTCCTAATGCATCAACAAGCATTTTATCCATGCCTTTAGGCCCATAGGTTGTCTTAATCATTTCAGCAACTGCTCGAGCAGCCATTATGTTTGCTCTTAAAGCATCACGTCCAGCTGTTCTCTGTGTTCCCTCCTTAAGTATAAGTACGGGTATACCCATAGGCTCAACTGCCATAGCCATCACCTTATACTTAGAACCTAGTGTTCTATGCTATATAATTTGTCATTGTTTACTCATAAAACCACTTCTATATAAATTTATCCGTGATCAGCTAATAGATAAGTTAAAAACCCCACATATATTATTAATAGGTTTGAAATACAGTTGCTATGGAATATATAGTAATGAGGTGTAATAGATGGGTAAAGTAAGAACTAAAATTGTTAAGAGAACTGCTAGAGAACTATTAGAAAAATACCCGAACCTATTTACAAGAGATTTCGAACACAATAAAAAAGTAGTATCAAAACTAGTAGAAACTAGATCCAAAAAACTTAGAAACCAGATCGCAGGCTATATAACACATTT
This is a stretch of genomic DNA from Staphylothermus hellenicus DSM 12710. It encodes these proteins:
- a CDS encoding 30S ribosomal protein S17e gives rise to the protein MGKVRTKIVKRTARELLEKYPNLFTRDFEHNKKVVSKLVETRSKKLRNQIAGYITHLVGIKLKRQMKA